In the Spirochaetia bacterium 38H-sp genome, AAAAAAATAGGGATTCTATATAAGCGTGATGTAATGGCAGGTCGTTTGCGTTATCTTGCATTTAAACAGAGACTTGAGGAACTAGGCTGTCCTCTTGATCCTTCCTGTGTATGGACTTTTTCCAGCGATGAGGGTGTCAACGATGTCGAACCTACAAAGAGGCTTGTTAGAAAGTTCCTTATGATGGATAGCCGGGTACGGCCCACGGCGATGTTCTTTTTTAACGATGAGACAGCTTTGCATGGTTTTCAGATGATAAGAGCAGCGGGCCTTTCTGTTCCCGATGATGTTTCTATTCTTAGTTATGATGATTCTGAGTTTGCAAGATTCTGTGAGGTCCCTCTCACTTCTATTTCTCATCCAAAAGAGGAGCTAGGTCGTCGTGCTGTGGAGGTTCTTGTAGGTATAATAGAAGGGGACATTATGCCTCCCCAGCAGATTCTTTTTGCTCCACATATAGTGGAGAGACATTCTGTTATTTGTCGTTCTTGATTTATTATTTAGCTATATTGCTTTTATATCTTGCTAGAAACAGTTAATTCTTCTTTTGTCTGTTTGTTTAATACAGTTAAATTAAAAAGTTATATCTGTATAGTGCAAAAAGATAGGAGAATTCCAAAGTCCCATCAAAATGATTGTATCCTTGTACCATCTGATAACAATGGTCAGAAATTTAAACCAGTCGAGCACAAAGATATGCCCGACTGGCCTGTTTTAAAGCTGCAATTATCAGCAAATTATGCGTTATAGGCTCCTGATGTGGTATTGCCCCCTTCTCCTGTCCAGTTAGTGTGAAAAAACTGCCCACGGGGTTTGTCTGTTCTCTCATATGTATGAGCTCCAAAGTAGTCGCGTTGTGCTTGGATGAGATTTGCCGGCAGCCTGTTGCTTTTGTAAGAGTCCAAGAAGGAAAGTGCGGATGAAAGTGCGGGTACAGGGATTGCGTGTTGGACTGCAGTTGCTATTACCTCTCTCCATTGGTCTTGTTTTTTTGTTATAAGGTTTGCAAAGTAGGGTGCAAGAAGCATGTTGGGTATGTCAGGACTTTCTTTGTACGCTTCTATGATTGAATCTAAGAAAGAACTTCGTATTATGCATCCCGCACGCCAGAGGGTCGCAATATTTGCAAAGTCCAGCTGCCAGTCGTATGCTTTTGCAGCTTCTCTAAGAAGCATGAACCCTTGTGCGTATGATGTTGCTTTTGCAGCTATTAGTGCTGCTTCCAATGAGTCCAAAAGATGTTGTTTGTCTCCCCTGTAGATTTGTCTATTTGTGCTGAGCTTTGTTGATGCCAATTCTCTTTCTTCTTTAAAAGAAGATATTGCTCTGGCAAATACTGCTTCTACAATCAGACTTACAGGGACGCCTTTATCCAAGGCTTCTATACCTGTCCACTTACCTGTTCCCTTTTGCCCTGCTGCGTCCAATATTTTCTCTACAAGCGGATTCCCATCCGTGTCTTTGTGTCTCAAAATGTCAGCTGTTATTTCTATGAGATACGAGTTCAATATGCCTTTGTTCCATTTCTCAAAAGTATCTGCCATTTCCTCATAAGACAGAGCTAGGATATCTTTCATGATATGATAGGTTTCTGCTATGAGCTGCATGTCGCCGTATTCTATGCCATTGTGTACCATCTTTACGTAGTGGCCTGCGCCGTCATTTCCTACCCAGTTGCAGCACGCTGTTCCGTCAGGAGTTTTTGCTGCTATTTTTGTAAGGATATTTTTTACTTGAGGCCACGCCTGTGGGTTTCCTCCTGGCATAAGAGAAGGGCCTTTTCTTGCTCCTTCTTCTCCTCCTGAAACTCCCATGCCTATAAAAAGTATGGATTTTTTCTCCAGCTCTTTAGTCCTTCTTATTGTATCTTTAAAATATGAGTTTCCTCCGTCTATTATGATATCTCCTTCTTCCAAATGAGGTAAAAGTTTTTCTATAAATATGTCTACTACTTCCCCTGCCTTTACCATGAGGATTATCTTTCTTGGTTTTTCAAGTGAAGCTACAAAGTCTTCTATACTGTATGTTGCCAAAAGATTTTCTCTTTTATTGGCTGGACCTGATATAAATTCTCGTGTTTTGCTATCTGAGCGGTTGTATACGCTTATGGAATATCCTTTGTCATTTATATTGAGAGCAAGATTCTGTCCCATTACTGCTAGGCCTATCAGACCAACATCTGATTTTTGCATTTTTTCCTCCCGTTGATATATGGATTAATAAGATAGAGTATAATCAGATAGCCAGGATAAGCAAAGCCCTTGCATATTTGTTTTTTTCTATAATAGTGGATTGATTGTTGGATGTAGTATGCTAGTTCTTTGTTTTTCTTATATTAAGTAAACTTTTTTATTTTTATATAAAAATAACTTTTTGTTTTATTTCTTTTTTAAATCAAATAATATTTGTGTTTATATAATATAAAAAATAACTTGCGTATTAAGCAAACCAATGTTAATATATTTTAACGATAAAATTATCAGGGAGGAGTTTATGAAAAAGACGATTTTTGTTTTATTGCTTCTTGTTTTCTTTGTTTCGTGTTCCGGTAAAGGTCCGGAGAAGACTGTTCTAAGTTTTACAAGCTGGAGAACTGAGGATATAGAGAGGATGGAAAGAATTCTTTCTGTGTTTAATTCTAAACACAGTGATCTAGAAGTCAAATTTACTCCTATCAAGGATACCGAGTATGATGCTCAGCTTAGGACCTCTCTGGCATCTGGAGTGGGGGCTGATATTATATTTTTGCGCTCTTTTACTAGTGTTGATATGTATAAGAGTGGATATCTGCTTGACCTAAATGATGTCATCCCCGGAATAGAAAACTTCCCAACTGCTGCAAAATCGGCATGGTCATGGGAGAAGTATGTTTATGGTATTCCTTTTGTGGGTGTTACACATGGTGTTTACTATAATAAGGATATTTTTACAAAGTATGGTTTAAATCCTCCGCAAACATGGAATGAGTTTATAAATATTGCAAAAAAACTTAAGGAAAGTGGAGAGCTGGTTTTTGCTCAGGGCACTGTGGATGCCTGGACATTGTATGAGGTTGTATTTAGCGGTTTGGGGCTAATTTCTATGGTGGAGAAGAATCCAGGCAAAAGCTTATAAAAGGAGAAATGCGCTTTACAGACGAAGCTTTTATCAGAGCACTAAAGAAAATATACGAATTGAAAGAGTTTTTTCCTGAGGGGTATCAAGGTATAGATTATGTTGCAATGCAGCAAATGTTTGGAGCAGGTCAG is a window encoding:
- the gnd gene encoding decarboxylating NADP(+)-dependent phosphogluconate dehydrogenase, with the protein product MQKSDVGLIGLAVMGQNLALNINDKGYSISVYNRSDSKTREFISGPANKRENLLATYSIEDFVASLEKPRKIILMVKAGEVVDIFIEKLLPHLEEGDIIIDGGNSYFKDTIRRTKELEKKSILFIGMGVSGGEEGARKGPSLMPGGNPQAWPQVKNILTKIAAKTPDGTACCNWVGNDGAGHYVKMVHNGIEYGDMQLIAETYHIMKDILALSYEEMADTFEKWNKGILNSYLIEITADILRHKDTDGNPLVEKILDAAGQKGTGKWTGIEALDKGVPVSLIVEAVFARAISSFKEERELASTKLSTNRQIYRGDKQHLLDSLEAALIAAKATSYAQGFMLLREAAKAYDWQLDFANIATLWRAGCIIRSSFLDSIIEAYKESPDIPNMLLAPYFANLITKKQDQWREVIATAVQHAIPVPALSSALSFLDSYKSNRLPANLIQAQRDYFGAHTYERTDKPRGQFFHTNWTGEGGNTTSGAYNA
- a CDS encoding extracellular solute-binding protein; the encoded protein is MKKTIFVLLLLVFFVSCSGKGPEKTVLSFTSWRTEDIERMERILSVFNSKHSDLEVKFTPIKDTEYDAQLRTSLASGVGADIIFLRSFTSVDMYKSGYLLDLNDVIPGIENFPTAAKSAWSWEKYVYGIPFVGVTHGVYYNKDIFTKYGLNPPQTWNEFINIAKKLKESGELVFAQGTVDAWTLYEVVFSGLGLISMVEKNPGKSL